In Lineus longissimus chromosome 9, tnLinLong1.2, whole genome shotgun sequence, one genomic interval encodes:
- the LOC135493148 gene encoding TBC domain-containing protein kinase-like protein — MSTLTLGSAQFGVATFFASRYPNDKCGANGLPLTPNSIKILGRFQRLKVLEHPRLCKYLYMVRAKHERLIAVTENYLNSLEKEALTDRYQDLDELKKLCFDILEGLDYLHKNGFTHRNISPGNILLDPEGRVKLANHGLFFMTGGGTDVSFPIGQAKYMAPEVICQGPHSVTEHQSSAEQAVLPPLGMKADLWSLGMVLLEVYLGINLWSTLTLQQITRKIISFTFTDTSPLQLILVDHQKERMYSAMPAYLMYFISSCLTVNPEQRPDVEDLLTHPTFNDLRKEQIPWVNGVTMLTSKLRCLDLVLPELNEETLGKDEDEDHLAKRTMEEVYYLWGLSGGNLEGALKKEGLIKTRPPITMLPGFVLEEGEPFGEVKDISSLLDTVVVPLSLNQLRQRLDKIDEAAYYPLLEEEGATTTAMNSSSGGGGTIPTSPSTSSLSETASLPTIIKERDIEYQFHRIILYKRLLMGYPHKRPQIWKEARIDVPPFCRAYVWATLLEVDGDYINKYDAIDKETPTPTDRQIEVDIPRCHQYDELLSSPRGHDKFKRILKAWVVSHPEYVYWQGLDSLSAPFLYLNFNNEALAFACLNNFIPKYLHKFFLKDNSQVIQEYLAVFSHLIAFHDPELSTHLDGIGFIPDLYSIPWFLTMYAHVFPLHKIFHLWDKLLLGNSSFPLCIGVAILLQLKEQHNLLSHGFNECILLFSDMPEIDIEKCVTDSIKVFCNTPKSSTYRQHARPLQRKSGMPSSGRPILSYYSTDYNDMPLNELSMEPIPLEELRAEKCPRISAEDLIELSELQGPAGSKSPVKKSKSGKPRIIIIDVRSPEDFQRGAIPGSINIPYVSAFSSDGELVQCPAVQQLNNYRSQVKVIVGSRGKNAAQFANEMIRLHYTKVCILHKGLDVFRNTGLLTVPSTF; from the exons ATGAGTACCTTAACCTTGGGAAGTGCCCAGTTTGGAGTCGCAACATTCTTCGCCTCCCGGTACCCCAATGACAAGTGTGGAGCAAATGGGTTACCGCTCACTCCCAACAGCATCAAGATCCTTGGTAGATTTCAACGCCTAAAGGTGTTGGAGCATCCACGATTATGTAAATATCTGTACATGGTGAGGGCGAAACATG AGCGACTAATAGCTGTCACAGAGAACTATCTAAATTCTCTTGAGAAGGAAGCCTTGACAGATCGTTATCAGGA CCTTGATGAGTTGAAGAAACTCTGCTTTGATATCTTGGAGGGACTAGACTATCTGCACAAAAATGGCTTCACTCACAGAAACATCAGTCCTGGAAACATTTTACTCGATCCAGAG GGGCGTGTGAAGCTAGCTAACCATGGTCTGTTCTTCATGACAGGTGGAGGGACAGATGTGTCATTCCCAATAGG CCAAGCCAAATACATGGCACCAGAGGTTATTTGCCAAGGCCCTCACTCTGTCACAGAGCACCAATCCAGTGCAGAGCAGGCTGTACTACCACCACTAGGGATGAAAGCTGACCTATGGTCATTAGGGATGGTGTTGTTAGAGGTGTACTTG GGTATCAACCTTTGGTCAACACTCACTTTGCAACAAATCACTCGAAAGATCATATCATTTACATTTACAG ATACTAGTCCACTGCAACTTATTTTGGTTGATCATCAAAAAGAACGCATGTATTCA GCAATGCCCGCTTACTTGATGTATTTCATATCCTCGTGTCTCACAGTAAATCCAGAACAAAG GCCAGATGTGGAAGATCTGTTGACACATCCGACGTTTAATGATCTGAGGAAAGAACAGATTCCATGGGTGAATGGGGTGACGATGCTGACGTCGAAATTGAGGTGCTTAGATTTGGTGCTACCGGAGTTGAATGAAGAAACTCTCGGAAAAG ACGAAGATGAGGATCACTTAGCCAAGAGAACTATGGAAGAGGTGTACTACTTGTGGGGCCTCTCTGGGGGGAACCTTGAGGGTGCGTTGAAAAAAGAGGGCCTCATCAAGACCAGACCGCCCATCACTATGCTGCCGGGGTTTGTCcttgaagaaggagagccgttTGGAGAAGTGAAGGATATATCATCATTACTAGACACAGTGGTGGTTCCGTTATCGTTAAATCAACTACGACAG aggTTAGACAAGATTGATGAGGCTGCGTATTATCCACTGCTGGAAGAAGA AGGTGCTACTACTACTGCTATGAACAGTTCATCTGGGGGAGGTGGGACTATCCCAACATCACCGAGTACGTCTAGTCTATCAGAAACAGCCTCATTGCCAACAATCATTAAGGAAAGGGATATCGAATACCAG TTCCACAGAAtcattctgtacaagaggctaCTCATGGGGTACCCCCACAAACGACCACAGATATGGAAAGAGGCCAGGATAGATGTGCCGCCATTCTGTCGAGCCTATGTATGGGCAACACTGCTCGAGGTGGAT GGTGATTATATCAACAAATACGACGCCATAGACAAAGAAACTCCAACGCCAACTGACCGTCAAATCGAAGTGGACATTCCTCGCTGCCACCAGTATGATGAACTGCTATCATCCCCGCGCGGACATGATAAGTTCAAGAGAATCCTAAAGGCCTGGGTTGTGAGCCACCCAGAATATGTCTATTGGCAGGGCCTCGACTCTCTCAGTGCTCCATTTCTATACTTGAATTTCAATAATGAAG CCCTGGCCTTTGCCTGCCTGAATAACTTCATTCCGAAATACTTGCACAAGTTCTTCTTGAAAGACAATTCTCAAGTTATACAAG aatatttGGCCGTGTTTTCTCACCTGATAGCATTCCATGACCCAGAGCTCAGCACTCATTTAGATGGCATAGGATTCATACCAGAT ctTTATTCCATTCCATGGTTTTTGACGATGTATGCCC ATGTGTTTCCGCTGCACAAGATCTTCCATCTCTGGGACAAGCTCCTCCTGGGTAACTCCTCATTCCCCTTGTGTATTGGAGTAGCCATCCTCTTGCAGCTGAAAGAGCAGCATAATCTTCTCTCTCACGGATTTAACGAATGTATCCTTCTCTTCTCAGACATGCCAG AAATTGATATTGAGAAATGTGTAACGGATTCCATCAAGGTATTTTGCAATACGCCAAAGAGTTCCACATACCGACAACACGCCAGACCGCTGCAACGTAAGAGTGGCATGCCATCTAGTGGCCGTCCAATCCTCTCATATTATTCTACAGATTACAACGACATGCCTCTAAATGAGCTA TCCATGGAACCCATTCCCCTTGAGGAGCTAAGGGCTGAGAAGTGCCCTCGCATATCTGCTGAGGACCTGATCGAATTGAGTGAACTGCAAGGCCCAGCGGGGTCAAAAAGCCCAGTGAAGAAATCAAAGTCTGGGAAGCCAAGGATTATCATCATTGATGTGCGGAGTCCTGAAGA CTTCCAAAGAGGTGCTATACCAGGAAGTATCAACATTCCATATGTGTCTGCATTCAGCTCAGATGGAGAACTCGTACAGTGTCCTGCCGTTCAGCAGTTAAACAACTATAGGTcgcaggtcaaggtcattgtggGCAGCAGAGGGAAGAATGCAGCTCAG TTTGCCAATGAGATGATAAGACTGCACTACACCAAAGTATGTATTCTACACAAGGGATTGGATGTGTTTAGAAATACCGGACTGTTAACTGTACCATCAACCTTCTAG